ATAAAAACGGAGAGAACGAGAGAGGGGTTTGGGTGTTCAAGAATTTGATTCGGAGTGGTTATTATCATGATGAGATAGCTTGGAAGATCGTTATTGATGGTGTTGGGAAGCAGGAACAGGTGGAGGCGTTTAATGAACTGTTCACTGTTATGGACGAAAGTGGCTGCAAGTTTAGCTCTCATACATATGCACTGCTAACTGAAGGACCTCCTGATAGCACGTAATGGGGTTATTGCCAGAGGCTAGTGCAACTTTTTTGGGATGTAAAACCAGATAGCCTCGCTTTGCTGCTACAGATTATACAATAAGGTACCGCACTAATACTAATATTATGGGTTTAATTGTGTGACAAATCTCTCAACTGACGTTTTTTACTTTGTTTCAGGGTCAAACAATGATCCAGGCTTTCTTCCCGAAAATCCAGACAACTCAGGAGTGAACGTACAGTGAAAGTcgttttctctttattttataaattggcCTTTCTGCATGGAGAGAAGGCATTATTAACACAGGACAAACCCTCGAAGCAGCTTTGACAATCACGATTCTTTTGACAAAATCCGACATTATTTACTTCTGTTGCAGCCCATTTGATTCTGCAGGGTAAGTATATCAAGgagatgaaaaataaaaagaccaATGTATGCTTTGTTGTTTGAAGACGTCCAAGGAAGTAGGAGGATGTCGTGTCTGATGTCCactcttttttttaactcaataGTAAAAGTGtacttttcttttggttttcattAAATGTAAAACGTATTGGAGCCGCAACAAAGAGcaaatactattaaataaaaaagtttactGTCTACTCCATCAACGTCAACGAGATGTGAAAACAGAGTTAAGGCACAGTAAACTAAAACCACTTTGCACATGTCTTTATAACATACGTTAACGTTCTTCAGATATTATCAGATAAATACATTTAACCCAAAATGCTAAAAGCCTAGGAGGGATTTGTATACACGTACAACACAAATAAGCGACATTGGTCAGGGTATCAAATGCTATTTGGTAGGTGGAGATCTCAGCTTATCCTCCGTCTCATGTTTAAGAGAAGAGTCGCCTCCCATTAGTTGTTCGAATCCTTCAACCTTAACGGGTTGAGCCCTGACCGTTCCTGTTGTACTGCAAAATAGAATGTGGACAAAACTCTCAAAACCAAATATAGGAACCATGCgactttttgagtttttttaacGCTACTTACGGTGTTTGCATTTGTGGAATTTGCATTGAAGCCAATTGCCTGAATTGGTTATATCCCGGTTGTTGCTGTTGCTGTTGCATATTCGACAGTGCAGCaatctgctgctgctgctgcctgAACTGCTGATGAATCTGTTGCTGGTGTCTCGGGTTCATAGGGTTGAAGGCATTTCCATCTACTCCCATTTCAGAAGGATTCTCAAGCTTTACCTGAACCAGCGGCCTATCTTTTTCCATATCCATATTAGGTCGCGGTGATGTAACTTGACGTTTACGCATTCTCTCTAGAAGTTGCTGCTGCTGTAAAGATTGGGGATTAACCATTTGCTGCATCTGTGGATGCATTTGCCGCTGAATCTGCAATTATCAAGGGACTGAGAGAAGTCAACCAAAAACAACTTATCAATTTTTATGTGTACATACTTGTTGTGGTAACCGCTGAGGAGCTTGTTGCTGCATATGTAACTGTTGCTGAAGCACTTGTGGTTGTTTCTGATTTTGAGGATGATGAATCATCCTCGTACCATCCTTAACAAGCTCTGCTAAACCCCCAAGATTACTGAAAAAACGTCAAATATAATcacatgaataaaaataaaactagcCCTTCTATCACTAAAAGAAGTCTATAAGGAGGACAAAGCAATGAAATGAAAACAGATATGATAGGAAACATCTAAAGCACTTGTATGAAGCAAACCCACTTAAAGAAACTCACCTGTATCCCGTAGTATTTAGGAACATCTTAATCAGCTGCGTCGCTGAGCACTCCTTTTTGTAACTATCAGTAAGAACCTTCAAAATACGGCCTAGTTTACAGATATGTCGGCTGACCAACTGAGAGAAGACATCAACCGGAACCTCCGTCGCACCTTCAAATCCCATTGTCAAAAGCATGCGCGCAACAACTTTCCGTGACACCTGGGCAGCTTGTTCGTCACTAAATCCCATCTTCTCAGCTTTTTTACGGCGCAAAACGCCTCTTTCTTCCATTCTAAGGTACTCAGGCATCATAACATGACTCCTGGTAGTAACTTGAGGTAGCGTATCAAGTACCCCGTAGAACTCTGTTTTAACATCATCGTCTTGTGTTCTCGCGAACGGCGAAAGGGCAGTCTCGGGTACACAGTTCATTCTAAACATCGTCTCCGGAAGAAGAAGTATATCATCATCCGAACTACTTCCGTCGAATCCGGAGCTGGGATGTATATTAGATCTACTACCCATGTGCCCTGAGCTTCCGGTACTTCGATCTTCTAAAAAAGGAGAACGCTTTCTCTTATGAGTATCAACGACTCTGAGGTAAGTAGACATCCCTTCAGGTGTGCGTTTGTCAGATTCTTGTCCACCAACTGACATCCCATATTTAAAACCACACCTTGAAATAAACTGAGTGTACCAAGTGTCGGGTAACTCATCGTACCTGGACCTTTGAGCAAGGTTGCTGAAATCAGACTCACTACCTCTCCTCCCAGAGTTAAAACTTGGCTTGGATAGGCTCTAGCAAAACAGAAATTAACAGATGCAATGACACACAGAACAAATAGTACGAGGATTCACTTCAAAAACCTCAAAACTAAGATTGCACGCACAGTGTTAATGGAATACTGAACAAGACAATGCTCAAAGATCCACAAAGCATTAGATAGCCATGATGAAGTAACCTAATTCAAAACCACCTAAGCATATATAGTGATATAAATTTAATGTTCCGCAAGGTGAATCCTTTCGAATCAAGATCAAACAAGAGCTACTTAGCTCACCTTGGTTAAACTCTGGTTTTGGCGAATCCCACCGTCTCGCTGAAACCCACCTTCGGGAGAAGCGTTCTCCAAAGTGTAGTACACATCATCTCCGTGCAGCTGTAAATCTGAATCcaatcaaaagaaaattaacaatTCAACATCCCAAGTAGTGAACAAAGCTCTATAAGAAAGAAATCAACATACAGTTATGATTGAGCTTCGACACAGCGACGGAGAAGACATCGGAGATTGAGTTGGATCGGAGGAAGAGTGAGGCGGTTGCCTTGTCGAACAGAAGGGCGCGGACGCGGAGCTGGAGTTGAATCTGAGCCCTAGACTTGGTTTCGTCCACGCGCATGAAAGTTTCCCAGGAAGAAGGTGAGGAGAGGTAATGGTTGAACGATAAGTAGATGGAATCGCCCAGCCATGTCCGCCATACGCCGGAAGCTTCAAGTCTCCTCGCCAGATCGAAGCCTCGACCGTCGTCGCCGAGAAGCGCCATCGTCACTCTCTAAACTCTTTTGACTTTCGATATTTCGATTAAAGCTCTGTTTTGTTTACTAATAAATGGGCTTACGCTTTGGCCCATCAAGTGCCACATACAAACAAAAGTAGAATAGTGATGTTTTTAAAAACAGAAGCAAAAAGTAGAAAACGCGCCAGGAAGGGGTCGAACCTTCGGCCTTCTGCTTAGGAAACAGACGCTCTATCCACTGAGCTACAGGCGCCTTATGATCCTACTAAGCGCAAAACTAAATCTATTGTTTAGTCCTAACATAAATCTGTAGTCTTCTATGGTATTGATTTGGTTAGATGATactaatgttaaaaaaattaatatgatgATATGAGAAAAAATATCCACAAATTATAATACTTGCATTCAGTTGATGACGATAACTATTTTTCCATGTAGACATGCATGTGTCACATCCACTTATCTATGTGGTTTGGTTAGATTTTGTATATGACATGTTACTAAATACAAATCTCTAATCCGTTGTTGGGTTAAGTGACTGCCTCTTTATTCaggatacatatatataagctTATTTTATACACGTATTGCTTTCTTATTTGAGAAATTTACGATTAACACACGTCActtggtttttatttttgatttgatAATCATTAATTAGTTCtagatgaaatttttttttaaaaagcacACCATAATTTTCAACTTCAACCTAACTGAACTTCAGATTGGAACAGTGTGTTTATGACTGTGTGTAAGTAAGCGAGAACGGAAGTCGGTTAGACTGACTTCTCCGATATAAACTGACTGGTGAGTTTGGTGGCCATTCTGATTTGGACTTTGGGGCCCAATAAAGAAAGAGGGAGATAATGAGATTAGATTTGGAGAGACTAATTAGTTAAGGGGTTTAGTTCACCCACTTTGCAAGATACCTCTTCTCACTACTATTACCTTTCTCCTTTGAAATTACCAGTTAACTAATAACTTTATTTAATTTGCAGTGTTAGTATTACGTTATCAAATTCGCATGTCACCAAAAgcttccaaaaaaatatttttcagcaACAACTTCACTTACTTTGTTATCTTTTAAATGTGTTTGTCTAGCAACAACTTCACTTGAAAAATATTACAACGAATAATCTACACGCAAATGCAACGCCCTTTTGTAGAATCTCCTAAACATAATTAAACTTTTAAGATAAGTCAGACTCATATACGTTTACTTGATTAGTTTCTCCCACGAAATGTATTATTCTATTGATCTTTGCTAACCCaacatatatatgcatgaaaatGATATAACTATATGTTAATCGTATTCGTATTCGTTGGATTTTTCTTCCAGGTGAATCGTTTCTTGATAGTATAATTTGTGAACATGAACGTATCGCACGTAAGCTTCATCATAAACTAAGTTGTATTCACCTGATCAACTGAAGTTATTGCGGAAAAGCTTGACAAGGTGCATGGGGTCCAACCATGTCGCGCCTGGTGTGCAGTTCGGATAAATGTTTTTGTAACTTAAAAGGTTCATTATGACTCGTGACTATCGTGTCGTCGACAAAAAACACTCTCATAAATGTCGTCTACCTTTATTAgttataaaattctaaaacgtTAAGTTTGATATGATATCTACCAGtgtgaaagaaataaaataactgAAAACTGTAACGATGGCTTGGTCTAGGCCTCTAGAGTAGTCAAGCTTCTTCTGCCAAATGTTGCACGTATGTTGACGGTGGTGCCACGAGAACTGAAAACAATTCTTACTTCGAGAAACCAGAGTCTTATGGCATATCATGAAAAAATGCTTGTGACGTTTTTACAGTAATGAACAAAATAGTGGCTCGACGGGACCAaaacatataaaagaaaaaaaacaagatgtCAGCACGTTCACATGGCTAAATATTAAATGGCAACCGATAAATAACAGAAAGAAGCTAGCCCAGCCTCACAAGTCACAACCATAAGCAAAGAGGGATGTCTTGTCTTCTCATCCACTGTAATTACGGAAAACGCCATTGAGCAGCTCCAGTTATATCAACCGACATCGTGTCCGTTCTTTGGAAAGCAATGTATACGCCATCGTATTATCAACTCATCctcttcaaaattattaattaattaaattattaattattgttgttaaaattcaaaattaaatattcaaaaataagcTAAACAGAACATGACTTGCATGGGGGGTGGAGTTGTATAAATATAGCAGAGAGAGATTCCAATCCATTACaagtcatcttcttcttcgtccacTTTGCTGCTTTCTAAATCTtctaaaaataaacatattttctaAAGATAACAATAACAGAGTCTTAAACGAGacaaaagaaagacaaaacCCTCTTGTTTCCCTGTTTCTCCGGATTCTCTCCGAGGCTCCGTGCTTTCCCTTCTCCTCACGGAGATGGAGAAACTTTCATGAAAgctttgagtattttttttaaataataataattcaaaccCATGGCTGTTGAAGGTAAAATGGCAAAAGTTAGAATTTTTCTGTTAATTAGaatttttctgttaattttcCGTTAtgttcatcaagaaaacagaaAACAACTCAAAATCTATCTCTGTTTCATTACagaaatggagaagaagatcaaaggaagcaatgaaagaacagAGTCCGAGGATCCATCGCCGAGATGCGTGCTTGAGATCCCAGCAACGAGTTCTGATTCCGACAACAGCAGCAGTTGCAGCTCGTGCTCGCCTGATAAATCGTCGTCGTCGCCGTTGTCCACGACCGCTACGAACGGCCGTCAATGGAACAAGATGATAGAGTCGATCAAGAAGAAATCCATAAGGAGATTCTCTGTCATCCCTCTCCTCGCCAGCTACGAGCTCACGCGCAAGAACATGCGGCGGAAACAGCCGAAGCTGTCTCCTCTTCCGGATAACGTATTCGACTGCGACCAGTTCCTTGTGGCTAAACCCTCGTGGCGTAATTTCACTTATGATGAGCTCGTCGCCGCCACCGACGGTTTTAATTCGGGTAAAGACCGTTTAGCAATCCAACATTTAGCAATCCAACATTTTCCGATCCGTTCGGTAATGTCGGGTGATATGTCGAGTTCGGGTCAAATTTCTACTTTTCTCTAAAACCCGAATCAGAACCAAATTGGAATTGGTTTGGATTTTTGTTTGGGTTTAAAACTGAAAATGGAAAACCCGAGttaacctgaaaaaaaaattcgggTAGttagagtttttaaaaataattttcaattttttaaattatatcttattatatatacttattttaaattaaaataattaatattttgtatatttagatatttgtttggtttttggttGGATTCGGTTTTGATTTTTCAGTTTAGAAAAATAGGAACCGTGTcaagtttttgtaaattttggtctgattttagttttgattttttcggttcggtttttgggtttaggataagATAACCATGACCACGGTCCACGAGTAAATACATAAACTGTAAGAGACAAAAGTACCCTCCTAGTTTCTGACGTTAACATGGGTCTtgggttttgttgttgttgttagagAATATGATTGGGAAAGGAGGACATGCGGAGGTGTACAAAGGAGTTTTACCTGACGGAGAGATCGTGGCGATAAAGAGGCTTACGAGACACGCCAATGAGGCAGAAGAGAGAGTCAGCGACTTCTTATCTGAGCTCGGGATGATCGCACACGTTAACCACCCAAACGCCGCTAAGCTTCGCGGTTTCAGCTGCGATCGCGGTTTGCATTTTGTGCTTGAATACGCTCCTCATGGCAGCCTCGCTTCTCTACTCTTTGGTACACTCTCAATAAAACCCTTTTAAGACattgtttgttttgtgtttatgtttttttttttttttttttaaatataaaaaattgtagGCTCGTCTGAGGAGGAGTGTTTGGATTGGAAGAAACGGTATAGAGTTGCTTTGGGTGTAGCTGATGGTTTGAGTTATCTTCATAATGATTGCCCTCGACGTATTATCCACCGTGACATCAAAGCTTCCAACATTTTACTTAGTCAAGACTATGAAGCTCAGATATCTGATTTTGGACTAGCTAAGTGGCTCCCAGAGAACTGGCCTCATCACATTCTTTTCCCTATCGAAGGCACATTCGGGTCAGACAGAGACTTCCACAGCTAAAACAATCTCTTCttgatgtttaaatctttaacCAGGTTTGGtcccttttgtttttctttacaaGGTATCTAGCACCAGAGTACTTTATGCATGGGATTGTAGATGAGAAGACGGATGTGTTTGCATTTGGAGTGTTGCTTTTGGAGATCATAACTGGTCGTCGAGCTGTTGATACAGCAAGCAGGCAAAGTATAGTTATGTGGGTAATGATCTTAAAAACTTTGTAAAAAGCATTTTCCACTGCTtatatcaaaccaagatgaatgcttttcgtatatatatataggcgaAACCGCTTCTGGAGAAAAGCAGCGTGGAGGAAATAGTTGATCCTAAGCTAGCGAATGAGTTTGACGAAACAGAGATGAAAAGAGTGATGCAAACAGCTTCAATGTGCATACACCATGTAGCCGCTATGCGTCCTGACATGAACCGGGTAtgttcctaaaaaaaaaaaaaaacagtcactCACTAGTGGTTTGCATCTAATAAAAAGCAAACTTGGATGCAGCTGGGGCAGCTACTGCTTGGAGGAGGAGATGACCGGTTAGCTGAGACGCAACAGATATCAAGAAGAAAGAGTGTGGACGGGTGTGACCTTCAAGATCACACCTCTTCCTCGTACCTTAATGATCTCACTCGCCATAGACAACTCTTGATGGAGTGAAGTGAAGCAATCTCATCAAATCAATCAAATACACACAAACAAGAAGGAAGAAACAACAAAAGAGAAATGTTTCCCTTTCTTTCATCTACTGCATTGTAAAGAAATGTATCTTCAAAAGAGGGAAAGTGTTGTATGTATAGTCTCAGCTTTATGCTTTCGTCTTTCAACATGTGCTCGTCTCTCTTTTTCCATTAGTAAACAACTATAAAGATGTGAGGAAGATATTCATAAATGAAAACAAGAGTTATACTGATAAGCCGCCGATTACATACAAAAACAAAGTTCACTAAAAAACCCATAAACCACCGCTAACAAAAGAACACTAATTCACTTCCACCACTcgcaaaatacaaaattaaccaCAAAAGTttcttgcttcttcaactttcttcctcctctgcttcttcttcttcctagaGCCTAGAGTTAACAAAAGAAAGGGATAACACTACTAACGTGTCAACCTTCTGGTCAGCTTATGGGTTAGaccatataattttaataagactGGTTAGACCACATGAAAAACTGATCAGCTTGGTTCATAGGGACTGTAGGATCAGGATAATGCTGAAAGAAATTCTGGTGAAGGTAGAGAACCGAAGGGTCAAACGGAATCCCACATGGGATTGAGTTAGGGTCTAGCTCCACGGAAGAAGACGGAAGCAAAAGTTGTTGGATGTTATGGTCATCATCagaaggaggaagaggaggaggagattcAAGAGAGAGCTGCTTATGACGTTTCACAGCTGATCCTCCTACAGGGAAAGAACTATTCATGATGGCTTCAACATCATAACGGTTCATCTCAAAGTTAGTCACCGCGTTGATTCCTCTGAACTTAATGGCTGCAATGTCGTAAGCCTCCGCTGCTTCCTCTTCAGTAGCGAA
The window above is part of the Brassica napus cultivar Da-Ae chromosome C3, Da-Ae, whole genome shotgun sequence genome. Proteins encoded here:
- the LOC125583547 gene encoding receptor-like cytosolic serine/threonine-protein kinase RBK1, giving the protein MAVEEMEKKIKGSNERTESEDPSPRCVLEIPATSSDSDNSSSCSSCSPDKSSSSPLSTTATNGRQWNKMIESIKKKSIRRFSVIPLLASYELTRKNMRRKQPKLSPLPDNVFDCDQFLVAKPSWRNFTYDELVAATDGFNSENMIGKGGHAEVYKGVLPDGEIVAIKRLTRHANEAEERVSDFLSELGMIAHVNHPNAAKLRGFSCDRGLHFVLEYAPHGSLASLLFGSSEEECLDWKKRYRVALGVADGLSYLHNDCPRRIIHRDIKASNILLSQDYEAQISDFGLAKWLPENWPHHILFPIEGTFGYLAPEYFMHGIVDEKTDVFAFGVLLLEIITGRRAVDTASRQSIVMWAKPLLEKSSVEEIVDPKLANEFDETEMKRVMQTASMCIHHVAAMRPDMNRLGQLLLGGGDDRLAETQQISRRKSVDGCDLQDHTSSSYLNDLTRHRQLLME
- the LOC106348118 gene encoding uncharacterized protein LOC106348118, with the protein product MALLGDDGRGFDLARRLEASGVWRTWLGDSIYLSFNHYLSSPSSWETFMRVDETKSRAQIQLQLRVRALLFDKATASLFLRSNSISDVFSVAVSKLNHNYLQLHGDDVYYTLENASPEGGFQRDGGIRQNQSLTKSLSKPSFNSGRRGSESDFSNLAQRSRYDELPDTWYTQFISRCGFKYGMSVGGQESDKRTPEGMSTYLRVVDTHKRKRSPFLEDRSTGSSGHMGSRSNIHPSSGFDGSSSDDDILLLPETMFRMNCVPETALSPFARTQDDDVKTEFYGVLDTLPQVTTRSHVMMPEYLRMEERGVLRRKKAEKMGFSDEQAAQVSRKVVARMLLTMGFEGATEVPVDVFSQLVSRHICKLGRILKVLTDSYKKECSATQLIKMFLNTTGYSNLGGLAELVKDGTRMIHHPQNQKQPQVLQQQLHMQQQAPQRLPQQIQRQMHPQMQQMVNPQSLQQQQLLERMRKRQVTSPRPNMDMEKDRPLVQVKLENPSEMGVDGNAFNPMNPRHQQQIHQQFRQQQQQIAALSNMQQQQQQPGYNQFRQLASMQIPQMQTPTTGTVRAQPVKVEGFEQLMGGDSSLKHETEDKLRSPPTK